A stretch of Dehalococcoidia bacterium DNA encodes these proteins:
- a CDS encoding DUF5679 domain-containing protein — MQAYCMKCRKKVDIKDPKSITMKNGRPATQGVCPKCNTKAFRIGKS, encoded by the coding sequence ATGCAAGCATATTGTATGAAGTGCCGAAAAAAGGTGGATATCAAGGACCCGAAGTCAATCACGATGAAGAATGGCCGTCCGGCCACTCAGGGCGTGTGCCCGAAATGCAACACCAAAGCATTTAGAATAGGGAAGAGTTAA